The Saccharomyces paradoxus chromosome XV, complete sequence DNA window tatgtctaggttggtaaatctagtaatcCTGAGGTATCccattttgagatacaGCATATATAACAATTAGCAGCGCCGTGGCGCAGTGGAAGCGCGCAGGGCTCATAACCCTGATGTCCTCGGATCGAAACCGAGCGGCgctaattttttgatttttttacctttatTCATTGGgcctttatttttttcttcttcctcgtcAGTCTTGCTATTAGTACATATAATTGAATATTACCTGAGAAAAGATAAGAAGAACTAAGATTGGGGATTAGGCCATGATATTTGTGTTAATTcggaatttttcatcatgaATTCCGATTCTGTAAATACGGATATAGATGGCGCTGCATTAATAGACAGAGAGGCAGAGGAATCATGGGAGCTCTTGAAAAGAGAGTTTAACACATTATTCAGTAACCTAAGAACAGAgagtaaaaaagaagataatttTACTGGCAATGAGAGAGAAACCGCCAGAAAACCAATCATTTTACAGGATCGTGATGACTCAAATTTTCGGAATCAGGGTATAGGTGCTACTACAACCGGCACAACTCGTGACAGAAGCTTTAAGCCAATTTCtgattttattgaaaagaaaaaacgCAGTGTTAAGAAAATCCATCAAGCAAGGCTTATTTTTAATACACTTGAAGGCAAAGAGGtttgttcaaaaatacTCCAACATACTCTAGGCCTACTAAGTTTATTGTTGATGAGGACAAAGGTACGACTACcgattttttcttcaaaagtgCGATCTGTTATCTTGCAATTGAGCTTATTTCGGTACTGTTTGAGATTTGGAAACCTTGCGATTAACTTatatcaatttttcaaaactattCATCGACTAAGGGAAATGAAGGATTCAcactataaaaaaagaccAATTTCAtcttatttaaaaaatttccgGTTTTACGACATTATCGaaactttttattgtttaaCGGATGAGTTGATATTATTCCATAAGCTACAATCAATGTCCAGTGGAAAGAACATGTTACATACGAATACCAATAGACTGATGAGATGCATCAAAGAACAGCACTATATCCTATGGGAAGTTTTAAATATTCATGCTATGAATAAAAACATTGGACAATGGCAACAGCTAATAAGAGATGAAATCTATTTGAGTATCATCAATACCAATAGTAATGCAATAAAAGACCACGAGTTAAAGTACGAGCTACTTGCTaataataaagttattCTGGaattaaggaaaaataatattacaTTGGATTTTTATAAGATAATACTAAACTTATTATCTAATCTAATTAATATTAAAGgtaaaaggaaagaattcAACTCAGAGCTAGCTTACGAAATTATTACGGTAGGTTCCGGTGTTACTGAACTCGTTAAGCTGTGGAATCAAGCCAAAATGACTCTGACTAATGAATATACAATTGCTGTTTGACAACAGATGACCAGGTTAGTTACATTTCTTGCtcatatcttctttttcttccctcTTTATTTGGTTTTTAGTTTGTTATTATAGTACTTGTATatacattttcttcttctttactTCTAAAGATTTAGTTATACCCACTCTGCTTCCACCTGAGCTTTTTGAAATGTGTAGTCATTTCTATTAATGGTAACCACACCATCCTTCAAACTACATTTCCATCTCGCCTTGGTCCTTGTGACTTTGTCATATAAGCACAGCATTAAATTCTCATCTGGTCCATCTTCTTCACCCTCCGAAATTAAATAGTCATCGTCCGAATCATCTAGTTCTGAACCGACCTCGTCTGTATCTAATAATGcacttcttttttccttcttcgCTTGTAATTTCACTTGTTCTATCtgttccttttccttgCGACTTTTCTCCACgtcctcttcctcttcccCATTGTCTTTCTTCTGACTTTCCTCGTCTATATTTTCGACGGTGGTTATATTAGCGTTATCAATAGTAAGTTCTATTTCCGGCTTTACTTCGATTTTAGGCTCGCTAGTTGCGTCTGCATTTGTATTACCATTAGTATTCGTGTTCGAGGTAGTAGCTGCATTGTTGTTTGCTTCTGCCGTATTGGTATTAATATTGGTCTCTCCAGAGTGGGGTATATTGTTGTTAGGATTGATATTTGGCAAAATTAAACCTTCATTACCAGTGTTCTCCTCCTTGATATTGAACTCACTAGAATTCACACTGGGGGTAGCAAGATTAAAGTTTAAATCGTTCTGTACACCATTTATATTTCCTTCATTGAACTGATTGTCCCATGAAAAAGTGGTTACTTTCGTCTCTGTGAGCTTTTTTTGCCAGATGTTTTTCAGGTCTTGTAAAGTTTGTTCATCGATACCCgcattttcaaaatcctCTCTTACTTCATTTACCACCGATTCTACGATAATCTCATACACTCTGCTGGCCTCTGCATTTGACATGATGTCCGACGATCTTCCTTGTGTATGGCCTTAATTTCTGTGATACTAtcacttttcttctctgAGCTTGCCCCCGATAATATATCGTATGGCTTTATCCATCTTGTTCTCCTCTGGCTTcttaatcttttcttcaactgtTTCACATCACACTTcacgaattttttttcgcgTTGATTagtattatttatttatttatttatttattattcagAGTGTACGATGAGTTCCTCTTTATTGTTTCGTTTGAAGGACACTAACCAAAAGGACATCATCGGCGTCAGGGGGCACGCATTTAGAAAAAGTCTTAGGCACATATCATATTTAATGGACGAAATCCCTACTACGCCGGTTAGGCTTATTTTAGGACAACCTCAACAACGCGAACAGAACTCAGAAAACCGGTCGCAAGAACGTAAGCCACGCTCGTTTCAGTCGGAATCTGATTCTAGCTTTAACTCCCCAGGTTCCTCCCAGTTTGTGGTACATCCTTACGAACCgctggaaaagaagagaggTTACCAACAAGATTTAGACCGCTCGATTGATTATGGTAGAACACCAGCTCTTAACAACAAGAATAATGTCAATCCATTAGAGAATATAGACataaataaaatgtttgatgatgacaaaTCAAATTCAGGATCTAATCATGATAATGGAGATTCAAATACTAACGATAAGCATGTACTTGCATTGAATTATTCTCCCATCAGAGTTGAAATGAGCTCTTCTGAGAAgcaaaacaacaaaaatgcgaatgaagatgagaataataaagaaagtgGCCACatcaacaaaaaattgaagttaCAGTTGGAATCGGTACCTGATTTGAAACAAAACTCTACTAAGGACATCGctaatgataaagaagaaattatgTCATCTCCAATGGCGATTGATATGATTGAGACAAACATAAGTCCAAATAAATTTATAATTAACGACGGagttgaaagaaatgataGTTTCAACATTAATACCGATAGACTCAAACTAGAAAATGACATTAATgagaaacaagaagaagaagattttatAAAATCGAACAGTAACAATGTCGCTAATGttgacaatgatgatggGGACAAGGAgcatgaagaaaatgatataaCAAACTCTCACATAAACAGGCTTACTCCTCTGTACGAGACTTCTGTAAGGGAGTCgaaatttaatgaagagGGCAGAAACGATTACGATGATGACAATCAACTTGATATCAGACATGACAATTTTCAGATTGtggcaaaaagaaacgagGAGCTAACCGATCAAATATACCATTTAAATCAAAAGTTgaattctttaatttccaaaaacGAATCGTtatcttttcaatatgaGAAATTAAGTAAAAATCATCAGCTGTTAATAGATTCgacaaatgaaaaattagacAAACTGAATACAGAAAGAGAGAGCGATATTACCAAGgtggaaaaattcaaaaagagGATTAAGGAGTTGAATACAGAAATCAAGGTATTGAATTCCaaccaaaaaatattacaagaaaaattcgaCGACTCAATTACTGAGGTTAACCATTTGAAGAGCGAACATGAAAGCACTATCGACACTTTGCACCAAAATGAGAAAACTCTGAATGAAAAGAACCTAGAGttggaaaatatgaaagaagaattagaaaGCAATCTTGATAAATTATCCGAGTATCAAGCCACATTAAATGACTTGAATTCTTGTATTGCGCAACTGAATGACAAGATTGAAAGCACAAATATTGTTTTGAGAtctaaagaaaacgaaCTAgataatttgaaattaagtttgaaagaaattttatcGATTTCTAAGGACTTCAACGACTCAGAGCTTATAGCACAAATTAATGAACTAATATCCACAAAAAATAGCTTGCAACAAAGACTAGATGATTTGAACAACCTGAATGACAATAATTTAAAGGTGGCACAGGATAAGTTAATCGAAAATGAAAGCACGCTGAAGCTAAAAGAAGCAGAAATTAAATCATTGAATAGTGAAATGGATGAGTTGAAAAAACAGATCACATCgaaagatgatgaatttaAGATGTGGCAGAGTAAATACGAAACCGTAGAAGACGAGGCTAAAATACGCAATGCTGAAGTTACAGAGTTGAACAGAGATATTGAGGATTTAAAAGAATCCAAATTGCATTTAGAGGTAACGATTACGGAACTAGAAAATAAAGCCCATAAACTGGAAAATGAATGTGAAttggagaaagaaaaattcgaGAAAACTTCATTAGAATTGGAAAGTCtgcaattgaaaaacagtAATACCCAGGCTGAGCATATCAAAGAATTGGAGAATCTTCATGAGAACCTTATTTCTCTACAAAATgagttgaaaatttcatccGACAGGATAACAACActaacaaaagaaaatgaaatattaAAGGAACAAAATAACAATACTAATAATAGCGTAACTTTAAGCAATaatcaaaagaata harbors:
- the PEX27 gene encoding Pex27p (Peripheral peroxisomal membrane protein~similar to YOR193W), with product MNSDSVNTDIDGAALIDREAEESWELLKREFNTLFSNLRTESKKEDNFTGNERETARKPIILQDRDDSNFRNQGIGATTTGTTRDRSFKPISDFIEKKKRSVKKIHQARLIFNTLEGKEVCSKILQHTLGLLSLLLMRTKVRLPIFSSKVRSVILQLSLFRYCLRFGNLAINLYQFFKTIHRLREMKDSHYKKRPISSYLKNFRFYDIIETFYCLTDELILFHKLQSMSSGKNMLHTNTNRLMRCIKEQHYILWEVLNIHAMNKNIGQWQQLIRDEIYLSIINTNSNAIKDHELKYELLANNKVILELRKNNITLDFYKIILNLLSNLINIKGKRKEFNSELAYEIITVGSGVTELVKLWNQAKMTLTNEYTIAV
- the TOA1 gene encoding transcription initiation factor IIA large subunit (TFIIA large subunit~similar to YOR194C); protein product: MSNAEASRVYEIIVESVVNEVREDFENAGIDEQTLQDLKNIWQKKLTETKVTTFSWDNQFNEGNINGVQNDLNFNLATPSVNSSEFNIKEENTGNEGLILPNINPNNNIPHSGETNINTNTAEANNNAATTSNTNTNGNTNADATSEPKIEVKPEIELTIDNANITTVENIDEESQKKDNGEEEEDVEKSRKEKEQIEQVKLQAKKEKRSALLDTDEVGSELDDSDDDYLISEGEEDGPDENLMLCLYDKVTRTKARWKCSLKDGVVTINRNDYTFQKAQVEAEWV
- the SLK19 gene encoding Slk19p (Kinetochore-associated protein~similar to YOR195W) codes for the protein MDEIPTTPVRLILGQPQQREQNSENRSQERKPRSFQSESDSSFNSPGSSQFVVHPYEPLEKKRGYQQDLDRSIDYGRTPALNNKNNVNPLENIDINKMFDDDKSNSGSNHDNGDSNTNDKHVLALNYSPIRVEMSSSEKQNNKNANEDENNKESGHINKKLKLQLESVPDLKQNSTKDIANDKEEIMSSPMAIDMIETNISPNKFIINDGVERNDSFNINTDRLKLENDINEKQEEEDFIKSNSNNVANVDNDDGDKEHEENDITNSHINRLTPLYETSVRESKFNEEGRNDYDDDNQLDIRHDNFQIVAKRNEELTDQIYHLNQKLNSLISKNESLSFQYEKLSKNHQLLIDSTNEKLDKLNTERESDITKVEKFKKRIKELNTEIKVLNSNQKILQEKFDDSITEVNHLKSEHESTIDTLHQNEKTLNEKNLELENMKEELESNLDKLSEYQATLNDLNSCIAQLNDKIESTNIVLRSKENELDNLKLSLKEILSISKDFNDSELIAQINELISTKNSLQQRLDDLNNLNDNNLKVAQDKLIENESTLKLKEAEIKSLNSEMDELKKQITSKDDEFKMWQSKYETVEDEAKIRNAEVTELNRDIEDLKESKLHLEVTITELENKAHKLENECELEKEKFEKTSLELESLQLKNSNTQAEHIKELENLHENLISLQNELKISSDRITTLTKENEILKEQNNNTNNSVTLSNNQKNKDDEQIKSLGKQIQDWKEKYEAKEKDTNKRLKLLAEDLYIQYSSKHEQKVKLLKKGYENKYQNKFDQLNLENKTLSEEIEQLNKRLTSEREEKQELLKLLENEKK